In the Colletotrichum lupini chromosome 4, complete sequence genome, GCTGCATGGCAACCTTCAACTCGGAGTGGTTGACCAGAGAGCGACCCTTGCTGCCCTTTGACTGGGTACCCTCGACATCGAAGAACCGGTAGGGGCCAAGGAGGGCGCTTGCGTGCCAAGGCTGGCGACGGAGTGCGCTCATATCTTCTCCGTCCACAAGCTTGCCTTCGTAGAATTCCAAGCTGGGGAACAAGCTGATCTCGGGGTGCATACGGTATTGGCGGTCGAGGAGATGGACATAGTCAGGATGATTTTGCTGCATTCGGACGAACAGACTCTGGTCGTATCCAAATCTAGCGGCGGATTGAGAAAGCACAGTGGGTGGCAACTGCTTCGGGTCACCGACGAGGATACACTTGGTGCAACCGTACTTCAACGGAATCAGGGCGCTGAGCTCAACACACTGCGCTGCCTCGTCGATGATGACCGTCTCGAACTCGACGTTGAGGTTCTTGAACATCTCGTGACCACTACCGCTGAGCGTGGCGCAGAGAACCTGGGCTCCATCAAGAATCTCTTGCTGGATTTGCCGGCGTCGAATCTCGGCTTCACGACTGACTGTGTTGCCGCTCGTCTTGTCATCGTCAATCTTGGCTCCAATGTTAATCTGAGCACGCTTCAACTGATCGAAAGCTCGCTGCAGGGCTAGCGAAAGATTGCGGTCACCGTTCTTGCGCGCCTCGTCCAGTTTGGGTCGGAGCTCCGCCAGTTCGTCTCTGATTTTGGCCGCGTCGTTATGCATCTTGTCGCGTTCCTCCTTGGCTTTGTTCTGCGTGGTGTCTCCCTCGAGTTTCTTCTTGACCAACTCATCGAGAGTGACGTCTCGGACGGCGGCGTTGATTGCATCGCTTCTTCCCAGACGAAGCACATTGATCTTGTGGAAAGACCCGGTCATCGTCTTGACGCCCTGCTTCAGACGCAACACCAGCTCGTCTACAGCGGCGTTACTGGGAGCGCATACCAGAAGCTTCTTCGGCATGGCGGCTTGGCCCTGAGTAGGAAGCTTGGGCTTGATAGCCGTTCCAGGGGGTTGGATGTTGCCGGTGAGCAGCGAGCCGACCATGGCCACAATTGTCTTCGTCTTGCCCGTACCGGGAGGTCTGTAAAGTGTTagcgtatatataaaagatgaGAGGAACGAAATGGTCCTTACCCTTGAATCAAGGTGAAGCCATCGTTGTCCTTAGCACCGAGAATGGCTTTGGCCTGACCAGGGTTGAGCTGGTAATTCTGCATGACGCCTTTGACAGCCTCGTCGCCGTACTTCAGAATGGGCGATGGCTCGGCTTTGAGAACCTCAAGCATGAGGTCGTAGTATTGCAGACTCTCAAGGGCTGCATACTCTCGCTCAATAGTCGTCATGTTGGTGATCTTGACGGCTTGGAGTTCAGCGCCAACACCGAGGGCATTGATGGCAAGCAAGGGGTTATTCTTGCTATTCAAGCGGTATGTCACTTCCAGCCTTTCCTTCTTGTACGTGGTTTTCCAAATTCTTGCCAGAGCATGGGCTTCAGACTTGTCCGTCAGAGGATCAGTGCTCTTTGACACCAAAATAATGTCACCCTCTGATAGCAGCCTTTCCTTGCTCTCAGTCTTGGGAATGCTGGCAGTCACTTCAAGGAATTTATCAACATTCATACGAGACGCGATCTTGAGTCCGTACGGCTTAGACGTCGACTCATCTTTGGCAGTCACAAAAGATCGCCAGGCTTCAGAAATCAGGAGACCCAAAAAGGTCTGCTTGTACTCCTGAGGGTGGGCATACGAGCTTGCAACCCGTGTAATCGCCATTGAAGACGAGGTCGAGGGCGGATCATTGCCCTCGTGGAAGATGTCCCATTCCAGGATGGCTTGATGAAGTTGATCCATCGGGGGGATCAAACGCGCACGCATATCCTTGGCAGAGCGTTGTACCTTTACCTTCTTGACTGGGCCTCGCGTCTTTTCGAGCAGTGCCCGTTCGCGACGTCTTTGGGCTTCATCAACAGCCTTTTGGCCTTGTTGGCCCTTGTTAATGAGGTTGTTGAGATCCTCCTCTCCAGAATCatcatcctcttcctcgtcgctgTCGACCAGGATTTGACTCTTCTGCGTTGTGTGTTCTTTGCCAACTACACCACTAAGTCCCTTTAGCCCCGAGCCCTCACCCACATTGGCGGCTCCCCGGAGAGCGCGAACTCTTGCAACCTCATCGGCATCTCTCTTAGCTTTCTCCAATTTGGCTTTCTTGCGCGACTCAATGAGGGCGTTCTTCGATGCTTGAGTGACCACTGGCTCAAGCTTGGGCTTGACGGCCATGCGGGGGATGGCTGGCGGCGCTTTCTGGCGAGCGGCCATTTGGTCCAAGATTGATCTTTTCTTGTCGACGGAACTGCTGAGCTCGAGAACGTCGTCCTTGTTTGACCGAACGGCCTGGGACGTTGGTGTTGAAGAACCGGACTTGGACCAGGCATCGAGGAAACTCTGTTTCTTTGGCTTCTCCTTAGAAACTGGCTGGATCTGGATGATTTCAATGTCATCATCTTCACCCAGAGCTTTCAGAAGCTCGGCACGCTGTTGGTCATTCATGTTGGTAGTGACTGGGTAGCGGCCGGTTGTCGATAACTTGATGCAGGAGTCTTGGACGTAATTCTTAGAGTCGCTGGGGATGTCGATTGAATTCTCACGCAGTCTCGTCAGTAACTTGGCCACAACCTTGACCGTGACTTCAACCAGGTAGGTATCCCTCAGTCGAAGCATCCTGACAATGCCAAAGAGGTGACGCTGAGGATCCTTCAGAAGCTGTTGCATCTTGGtcagctcttcttctttcggCTTTGCCTGCTTCACATCGTTCTGCGAGGTAGTAGCTTGCAGCGCCGATGCAAATAGACCATCCTGGGCAAGCATGCCGTCTGCCAACTCGATGACATCGCGACAAAAGTCCTGCATCACTTTGATATCGGCAAGATGAGACCAGTTGCCGGTAGATGTGAACGCGACCTCGATGTATCTCCAGTGGGCAACCCACCAGCCAGTGACGGCGATCTGTTCATTGCTGTCCAAAGTTTTGGATCTGAGGATGCCAGATGAAAGATCACCGAGACCTGAGAGCACGACTTTGGCGGTGTTGATGATATTGCGAGCGGGTCCCCATGCTGCATGTGCCGGCTCCATGATTCTTCTTATTGCGAAAATCATTGAAGAGAGAGTGGTGCTAAGATTCCGTTCAAGTAAAACGGTGAGTGCGTCCTCCTTGGAAGGCTGTTCAGTAATCAACTTGATAAGTTCGGCACTGGCACTGCTGATTTCGTCCTCGCCGTGGACTGTGAAAGCAATGATGGGCCGAATGCTCTGGGCCATGAGGCACAGCTCGTTGAGTTGCGATGACGTAAACTCGCACATTCGCTGCAGAACGCGTCCGAGTGCCTCCGCAACCATTTGGAAACGGGCATTGAAGCTCTTCTTCGCCGGATCCAACTTTTCAGGTTCCTTCTTATTAGGATGGAATCTCTCAACGTTGATAAGAGGAGCCATTGCCATCAGCATGGTCTTGGCTAGGATGAGCTTGCCTTCGTAAAGGTTTTCCAGGAATCCGTCCCACAAGTCTGCCGATTTGCGGGTGACGGCAGTCTGGATCGGCTTGGGCGTAGCCTTGCGAAGTTCGAGATGCTCCTCAGCAGTTACTCTAGAGTCCAAGCTCAAGGCGGCACTAATGACGCTCATGGCTGCCTTGGGCACACCCAGTGTGTGTTGATCCGTGCTTCTGGTGTCCGCACCTTCGTTGATGATATCTTTGTACTTGAGAGTGACGTTGAGAATTGTGTTGATGTAGACAGATGTGGTGCCTGAGATGACATCAATTGTAGGGTCCAGAAACGATCGCAGGACATGGTCTAGCGCATCTAAGCCAGCCCTGATACAAGCGGCCTTTCCTTGCTCTCCGATTCTAGCATCGTGGATGACTTGCTCGAAAAGCAGGTGAAGCAGCTGTTCGCAAGCATCGCCCTTTTGCTGACGTTTAAGTGAGGCAATCCATGTGTTGATCCACGAGGTTGTGATTGACTCGACCGAGTCACTTTTGCCCGTGCCATCGTCATACTTGATGGCGAAGGTCAAAGATTGCGCAAGAAGCTGCTTGAACAAAGGCTGGGAGAGGAGCTGCTCAATGACGACGAATGGTCTCGCGTCACCAATAGTATCCCAGAAAGCCTGTGGTGACGTTTCGAGCAGGACAGTCAAGGCTTGAATGATGAGCAGCAGGATCGCCTCCGACTCGCACTGCATATGAACGAAGAGCAAGTCGTAGATGCTGGGCTTGATCTCCATACCCCGAATTCCGTGCAACAAGAGCTTCTCGTCTAGGGTCTTGATGATCCAGTTGACGGCTTTCCAGAAACGTTCGATCTCCGGAAGGGATGCGGGATCTCTGGGGTTGAGTGCTGAAACTGACTGAATAGCGACCACCAAGTTGTCGTGAATAGCCCAATTGAATTGCTCTTGTGTCAAAGACTTTGGCCGCAGGCGCTCCCAGGACTTTTCGGCGAATTGGAGGCGGACCTTGTCTTCTCCAAAGAGGAACTGGGTCATGGCAGGGAGCAGGACGTTTTCACCCAGCTTGAGTGGCTTCTTGCCAGAGAGGCGGACGAAGACGAACTGGAACAGAGTTCTTTTCTCCGGCACGCTGACGTATGCCATACAACATAGAGCCTCGTAAACAGTGAGCAAAACTGCGCCCTGTTCCTCGCCCAAGTCGCTCCTCGCAAAGGCGCGGCCCTCATTCTCAACCTTCAATATGATGTCCTTGGCCCATTGAAGACCTTTGTCGATTCGGTCGAAATCGAAGCGGTGGAGGCAGTTCTCGATGCCGGCGACGGCTTCCTCTGGCCATTTTCTAAAGTACCATTAGTATGGTCACGGCGAACCCTCGTGGCGTTCTGGCTAGTCTGAACTTACTCGGAAAAGACCTGAAGATACTTCTTGCGATACATGTGCCAGTTGAGGACGCACTTGTCGCAGTTGTGGAGGTTAATAGCCATCCGGCTGCCCCAGGCGTCGAGCCAAACACCAGCCTTATCTTTGCCATAGGCAAGGAGAAGACTAGTCCAGTAGGCGATGTCGAGCCGCTCCTTCCATTTTTCTActctctcct is a window encoding:
- a CDS encoding helicase sen1 translates to MESQPVEDILEQSYRKFTQIPPDFHLLCPKVDEDDFEDYDDLNTDGEDITALEKKERVEKWKERLDIAYWTSLLLAYGKDKAGVWLDAWGSRMAINLHNCDKCVLNWHMYRKKYLQVFSEKWPEEAVAGIENCLHRFDFDRIDKGLQWAKDIILKVENEGRAFARSDLGEEQGAVLLTVYEALCCMAYVSVPEKRTLFQFVFVRLSGKKPLKLGENVLLPAMTQFLFGEDKVRLQFAEKSWERLRPKSLTQEQFNWAIHDNLVVAIQSVSALNPRDPASLPEIERFWKAVNWIIKTLDEKLLLHGIRGMEIKPSIYDLLFVHMQCESEAILLLIIQALTVLLETSPQAFWDTIGDARPFVVIEQLLSQPLFKQLLAQSLTFAIKYDDGTGKSDSVESITTSWINTWIASLKRQQKGDACEQLLHLLFEQVIHDARIGEQGKAACIRAGLDALDHVLRSFLDPTIDVISGTTSVYINTILNVTLKYKDIINEGADTRSTDQHTLGVPKAAMSVISAALSLDSRVTAEEHLELRKATPKPIQTAVTRKSADLWDGFLENLYEGKLILAKTMLMAMAPLINVERFHPNKKEPEKLDPAKKSFNARFQMVAEALGRVLQRMCEFTSSQLNELCLMAQSIRPIIAFTVHGEDEISSASAELIKLITEQPSKEDALTVLLERNLSTTLSSMIFAIRRIMEPAHAAWGPARNIINTAKVVLSGLGDLSSGILRSKTLDSNEQIAVTGWWVAHWRYIEVAFTSTGNWSHLADIKVMQDFCRDVIELADGMLAQDGLFASALQATTSQNDVKQAKPKEEELTKMQQLLKDPQRHLFGIVRMLRLRDTYLVEVTVKVVAKLLTRLRENSIDIPSDSKNYVQDSCIKLSTTGRYPVTTNMNDQQRAELLKALGEDDDIEIIQIQPVSKEKPKKQSFLDAWSKSGSSTPTSQAVRSNKDDVLELSSSVDKKRSILDQMAARQKAPPAIPRMAVKPKLEPVVTQASKNALIESRKKAKLEKAKRDADEVARVRALRGAANVGEGSGLKGLSGVVGKEHTTQKSQILVDSDEEEDDDSGEEDLNNLINKGQQGQKAVDEAQRRRERALLEKTRGPVKKVKVQRSAKDMRARLIPPMDQLHQAILEWDIFHEGNDPPSTSSSMAITRVASSYAHPQEYKQTFLGLLISEAWRSFVTAKDESTSKPYGLKIASRMNVDKFLEVTASIPKTESKERLLSEGDIILVSKSTDPLTDKSEAHALARIWKTTYKKERLEVTYRLNSKNNPLLAINALGVGAELQAVKITNMTTIEREYAALESLQYYDLMLEVLKAEPSPILKYGDEAVKGVMQNYQLNPGQAKAILGAKDNDGFTLIQGPPGTGKTKTIVAMVGSLLTGNIQPPGTAIKPKLPTQGQAAMPKKLLVCAPSNAAVDELVLRLKQGVKTMTGSFHKINVLRLGRSDAINAAVRDVTLDELVKKKLEGDTTQNKAKEERDKMHNDAAKIRDELAELRPKLDEARKNGDRNLSLALQRAFDQLKRAQINIGAKIDDDKTSGNTVSREAEIRRRQIQQEILDGAQVLCATLSGSGHEMFKNLNVEFETVIIDEAAQCVELSALIPLKYGCTKCILVGDPKQLPPTVLSQSAARFGYDQSLFVRMQQNHPDYVHLLDRQYRMHPEISLFPSLEFYEGKLVDGEDMSALRRQPWHASALLGPYRFFDVEGTQSKGSKGRSLVNHSELKVAMQLYERFKTDFGRNYDVRGKIGIITPYKAQLQELKWQFARRYGESITEDIEFNTTDAFQGRECEIIIFSCVRADPTGGIGFVKDIRRMNVGLTRAKSSLWILGDSRALVQGEFWNKLIDNAKQRSLYTKGDVMSMLQKPSVLQALPPSPPKPAQKNDFDAEIVDQLQIKDVDLADVAPTAQPRKPSQPAQQPPTNYPVPERRSGSWEGNNRGDAHHSAARNSDRPPIIQSSTAKQESKKRPSDANEGQRGAKRMATEQNRLPNRPPPTGPKAMIQAKEPKAPKPAKDPSAMVALGLTPAARPPAMETTASSSRTLPTNSSLPQNRNLPQRPPGQGGPNGPVIHRKKQKADPFIQRKPHKR